The genomic stretch TGTAACAAAACCGGTCCTGTTGTAATCAATGAAGCATTGCACACGTTGCTATATACGGCTCACCCGCACTGCACATCTGTGGAGTAAatgcattaagaaaaaaaaaactcctcaTGCTTTATCTCTCCGAAAGCACTCATAAAAATACAATGCTTTCTTAAGATGTGGGTTTTCTGTGAAGTAAAAAAGTAAGATGAATAGTGTAAGTGCTCTCTAATCAGAAGCTGAAATCTGCAGGcagacttttctttttgtttcgaAATATACAAAGACGGCCTCCTGAGACCCAGTAGGGATCATTCACTCGCTTTTGTGTTTTACAAGTGTATTTTATGAATGCTTTTGCAACTTTTGCTGAGTTGCATTGTGTCACAAGGCTTTTCCCAATACAGGGTCAAATCAACACTGATCAGGTCTAATAACTTCACTGAGAGAGACtgagaaagtaaataaataagtagccaaaaaaacacacaaataaggGCTCAGAGTGAAGCAGAGATAGAAAGAGCAGCTACAGAAGGGCTTTGAATCTAAATGTCTGAGAGAGATCACACAGACAGCTCTCTGGATGTTCCTTCATCTCCCTGGTCTCCAGAGAGGGCGATTGAAGAGCTGAATCAGGCGAAAGCAGTGAGACGTCTTAATTAACGGCACTCGCTCAGTCTGAGGAGCAGAGAATCCATATTAATGCTGCGTATGCCAGATCTCCCCTCTATCAGCTGAGAATGGGGCCCCTGCCTTAGTGTTGCTGTAGGGATACAGTGAAGAGCTCAAAGGATTAGGCTGCACTTTGTAATATTGAAGCATTTGACTTTCTGCATTTGTCATGATTTTACACTGCAGAACCACCGTTGGCGTCTCCTCTGGAGGAGATCAGAGAACAGGAAGAGATGACTGTGAGCGCAGAAGGTCAGGTGGCCGCTGTGGAGGAGGAGAACCTGGAGGACGACAGCAGCCTCAACCTGTCCGCCGACATCTCTCTGGACTCGGGCCGAGCTGGGATAGCAACTCCCTCTCAGGATTCAGAGATTCTGGAAGGCGGGACGGCCAGAGACAATCCATCATGTGACCTGTCCACAGATGCAGAGTATGTACAGTAGTGTTCATTTTTAGACAGTGGGCAGCTCAAAAATCTGAGAGCACATTGGAAatcttaaaaaattatttattttgattgttgtAACTACCCTAGCGACAAGCAAAAAAAGCTTACTTAGAAACTTGTCAGAACATCTTACTATGCCTATTAGGGGTGGAACGGTACACGTATTTGTACAAAAAATCTACGGTACAGATCTTTCGGTTCGGTACGCATGTGTACCGAACAAGTAATTCGAACAATAAATGGCTTCTTAACAgtctttaatgtggcatgacagatcgctgtataaAAGCCTCGGAGAGACACTTCTGGGACGGTTCAGAAAcgtgctggtataaacacaagcttcgactagagtggccgcgatcagctccggtggccgCGTCAGAGGCACTAAAGCGCCACAAACTTGTGCGGTGTAAATGGGGTCCTTTCAAATGGCAGCATGGAGTGCGAGTAAACTCGATCATTCCTTCCTCTTAACTACTAGTTTTAATGCAAAATCAACATAAGTAAACATCTCATGCTTCAGGTAAACGCTCAGTCAGTGTTTCAACCACTGAAGGACGTCAACAAAACAGCTTGGAAATAAAACGTCatgtagcattttatttacCTCAGGCAAGTCATCAGTGTCCACAGCTCGTTAGTTCACTAGAGAAATGAAGTCTAAAGAAGAgcatttcacaaaatattacactaaatactcattatattttactttacctgttagtcttaattatttaatgtatgtttaaattaatctgtTATGAAACATGTTAGGACAGCCACTGTGCAactgaatatattaataaatagaaattttataatttataagttaataaaaatatttttttaagttaagtgttgattattctatttaaatataaatagtaattaaatttaagtttggGTGAAGTTTTTAATTGTAACCTGTAATGTAAAAGGACTCCCTATAGTTGAAAGCATAAGCTGAGGTAGATTTTTAGGAAAATTGTAGTTATAACaatgtatttaaagaaagagcaacttgttcagtaaaccactgtttttttaaaaaaataaatttaaaaaagtagtttttcCCCCTGCTGTATCGAAATCAAACAGTGATGttaaaaccgaggtacgtattgaaccgttaTATTtatgtaccgttacacccctaatgtCTATtgttgaaaagaaaaataaaagatttaattaaaataaaataaaatatataatgaaacataaaaaaaatcgtaatgttttaaaatattgtaaaaatattgaaatgttgCCTTGCTGAGTAACTGAGTAAAATAAGTTGCAtatatcactttttattttttcagtttttcaattcagtttcaatatttctacaatattttaaaacataacattatttaaatttcattatatatttatattttattgtaattaacaaaaaatatatttcatttgatgtaaatattttatttttattttatgtatgcacacacacacatattgaagcccatttctgccactgaataaagcattaaaaaaaagtaggtttaaaaaaaaaaggtttttgtctcacaattatgagttatgaagtcagaattgcagttgtcttactttctttttcttacacttacaggatataaactcaaaactctctttttttctcagaattgcattatacaaagcccaattctgaaaaaaaggaggggggattatttttttaatctcataattctgacttaactcacaattgtgattatttcttagaattgcgagtttaaatctcacatttctgagttttttctctcaattgaagaaaagtcagaattgcgagatgtaaacttacaattgcaagaacTACCATAGACATGCATATATGTATGACAGAATGgacataaaatgactaaaacttactaaaattaaaatatattataatagtatataaattatactaaaataacacagcaTAAAACCCATCCGAAACATTTTACCATTGCACAGCAGCCAGTTAGAACAACCTCGAAACACCTACAAACCAGTAAAAACAGCCTGTTTCTttaacaaccacccaaaacaccattGCATTTCCTAGCAATGAGCCAGAACACCTTAGCGACCAGTCAGAACATCCCAGCAACACCTATAAACCAGCAAAAACAGTCTAGCAACCAGCCAGAgccattaaacacattttttccatgtaGTTTTTAACCTTTGCATGGTTTTTACCCTTGACAGTGTATCTGAAGCCACAGTGAATGGAGAGGTGAAGTCGGACCAGGCCACAAGCTCTCATATCCCATCAAAAGAGATAGGTAAGCTTCAACCCATGGGTGGGATCCTTCATCAGCTGAGGTTTTTACTCCCTTTCACTGCACTTTATACAATTGTTATTCATACCTATGTCATTTTTGCAGCttagttttaataaatgctttggATGAGTTCTAAAACTTACAGTAGCACAATGAACTCTTTAAGCTCAGAAGATCAAACAGGAAAATTTGATTCCTCACGACATGTTCTTTATAAAAACTCAGTTATGACACCATAAGAAAGCGGCGTTTGATGTACAACGGCTTATATTTTACACTAAAACTCTAGTGACAGAATAAAAGGCTTCGGTGCATGACTTCATTTCCTCTTTCTCTAGAGCCCCCGGTGGAAAAGACAGAAGAGGCGATTCAGATGTCTGAAAGTGGCCCTGTTCTGGAGCAGGTTTCAGTAAGCGACACAGAGAAGCCTGCATCTATATCCAAGCTTCAAACCTCCGAATGCGGCATTCAGACATCGCAGACGGACTTACAAGTGCAAAGCTTTGATTTGGACCAAACAGCGAAAACGGTTTCCAGTACGGTCAGCTTCGCTCACACCGAGACACAGACGCAGACAGAATCTCAGAAACCCTTTAATGAGCCATCGAGCTCATGCACTGAAGCCTCCCCGGCTCCTTCTGCGCCCTCAACAGGAATAAAAAGAGACATAGCCACTTCCACAGAAGAGCTGCGTGATCCTGAACCACCTTCGCCTGCGATCCAACCAACCAAGGATCTGACATCCGCACCAACCGCTAAAGCAAATCCCGTGCAGTATATCGTAGATGCCGAACCCAAACCCAAACCATCGAATGAGCTCACCCGTGAATACATTCCCAAAGTGGGCATGACCACCTACACCATCGTGCCTCAGAAGTCTCTCGAAAAGTTGCGTTTCTTTGAAGTAGAGTTGACTTTGGAGCCTAATGTAGACTACAAACCTGAAACAAAGACTGTCTCCAATGGTACAGCTGCTGTTAACGGCCATCAGAACGTCTTTGCGCAAACTAGTCCTTGTAGTCCTACAGCTACGGCTTCGTCCCCTGTTGAAGGAACCGAATCTAATGTCAAAGACAAGAAAGTTCCACCAGCAACAAGACCCAAACCCGCTTCTTTCCGTCTGCCGCAGCACAAACGAACACCTGGGGATTACGTAACCTCCGCGTCCGTTCGTCGAGCGAGTGTCGGCACTAATAGTAGCAGCAGCAGTTGTTGTAGCAGTCCTGCAGCCCGGCCTAAAGAAACTGCAAGCAGCCCACAATCTGATGTTTTTCCTGCTCTAGACAGCTTCCCTCCTCCACCACCACCGATCCAATGTGAAGATGAGGAGAATGTAAAAGCGAGCTGTGCACCTCAAACTACAGAGGTGGATGTATCTCTACACGAAGCTCCTAAATTTCCACCGTCGTCTGTACTGTCCCATCAGAAGAGTCTTCCCACTAACCCCACGCCTTCGCTGAGTCTAGAAAAGCTGAGAAGCTTCGCCGCACCCAAACCATACTCGCCCACATCGCCCTCACGCTTCGCTCAGGCTGTGTCTTCTGCCGTGAAGCGGTCACAGTCGCTTTCCCATCCTCCTCTGGGGCAGTTACCACACACACATCTACTCACAAAACAAAGATCCATTACAGAGTCACCCGAGCCGCCGACAAGCACTGTGAGTACAACCTAGTGAAACTTTATTTAGTAGTTGTcacctttttaaataaatgttacaaaaatatggCCAGAACAGTATGTTGCTTTTTTAGTGAATAttctcagaaatatatatatacatatatatacacagatttagtgtaatgcatttacatgttttaattttgatttgcattgcaaaattaatttaaaatgtattatttttatgagaattattttaagaaaaaatattactatagattttaacaaaataaagacatttttaaccaCTTTTTGCATTTCAAAATGATGATTTTTCTTAAGAGTTAAATTTTTTCCACCCAGAtttagtgtaatgcatttaaatgttttacttttgatttgtttttataaaaaataaagactaattttaacaattttgcattgcaaaataaattaaaaatgtattattttcatgacaattattttaagaaaaaatattataatatattttaacaaaatagagAAGATTTTAACCACTTTTTCGATTGCAAAATGACAGTTTTTcttgaattaattttttccaCCCAGAtttagtgtaatgcatttaaatgttttaattttgatttgtttttgttttaaaagaataattttaacaaaaattttaaCCACTTTTTGCATtgcaaaatgacatttttcttgaGAATTGTTTCCTCCCAGAtttagtgtaatgcatttaaatgttttaattttgatttgcattgcaaaattaattttaaaatttattttcattaaaatttaacaaaatagaCATTAACCACTTTTTGCATGTCAAAGTGACAATTTTTCTTGAGAATTCAATTTTATCCACACAGATTTAGcgtaatgcatttaaatgttttacttttgatttgtttttgtttttacaaaataaagattttaataattttgcattgcaaaataaattgcaaatgtattattttcataattattttaagaaaaaaaatattataatataatagagAAGATTTTTAACCACTTTTTGGAttgcaaaatgaaagtttttcttgagaattacattttttccacCCAGAtttagtgtaatgcatttaaatgttttatttttaaatttgtttttatgttttaacaaaataaagactaattttaaacattttgcattgcaaaatgaattgtaaatgtattatttccatgacaattattttaagaagaaaaaatgattatatattttaacaaaataaagacatttttaaccattgcacaattaattgtttgagaatttaaattttaaacccCAGTTTTAgtgtaatgtatttaaatgtttatttgctttcgttttaacaaaatgaagattcattttaaccattttgcattgcaaaatgaattaaaaatgtattcttttcatgacaattatttaaaaaaaaataatatattttaacaaaaagatatttaaacaCGTTTTGCATCGCAAACCATTTTTCTTAAGAATTTGATtcgtttttgtgttttaaaaaaataaagactaattttaacaattttgcattgcaaaatgaattaaaaatgtactattttcatgacaattattttaataaaacatattgttatatattttaacaaaattaaagacatttttaaaccactttttgcattgcaaaatgacaatttttctggagaatttaatttgttttcaccCAGATTTGCTgtaatgcattcaaatattttacttttgctTTGTAATTCTTATTATGTTTGGTTATAATTTACAATTGCAATTTACAAGTGCAGTTACCTACCATAAAAAATGAGGCCCCATGTTGACATATTTGCTTGTAGTTGTTACTGAACTTCAGTGCGTAAAatgttttgggaaaaaaaaaaattagaatggTTTTGTCATGAGccattactgtcacttttttctAAGTATTTGAGTACAACAAAAAGtacactatttttttattttttttattaaagttccCCCACAATTGCAGGGGAAATGAgtttaaaaatgtcacaatgcaaaacgTCTTAATTTTCCTAAATAGACTCAATTTTCTTGGAAAGCAGAATACAGTatctcatttgttttttttggttttgaggTAAAATATAACAAAGGGTTGTGTGCATAAGATTAAATCAAAACCTGACATTGCATGTATGAGGCATGTATTGAGTAGGTCAGAATACCGCACGGGTGGAGTCGGACCTGCAAGGTCTTTTGGGCGCTGCTGTAGCAGTGCTTGACTCACCTTTGTAGCCTCATTGTACTACAGTTGTTGTGTAAGTAAATATTCTATTGAGAAATACACCCGGTTTAAACCGGCGCTGGTAAATTAATATTGGGAGTTGGATGACTCTCATTGTAATGGCAGCGTGTGTACTCAATGTATTGACGCACATGGCTCATTAATCTATGTCCCGGATTGACCTGTCTACTCGTTTTTGTTGTTGCGTCGCCGGGGTCAGCTGTGAGCATGTTCAGAGATGCAGGGCGCTGTTGTGTGCCGTCAGCGTATACAATGTATGTTTGGCCCTCATCGCTGTCAAAACAGTCTCGAGTAGAAGCTTTTGTTTGCTGGTggctttaaatgatttttaagatCATGTGAAACATTTATGGGAAGATTCAGTCAAGTGTGGCTAAACTTTTGACTAATGGTGTATGTTAATATTGGtgcatgaaaatgaaaatgattagatattattttttcctGTCTTATTACAGAGAAAAACTGGACATACcttgattatttaaatgtattaatatataattatttattttgtatattaccATTTGAAAGGTTGGATttctagatttttattttttttttggaactaattcatattttaatttagcaaggatgcattaaattaataaaaaacagtaaatttacagtgttacaaaagatttttatttcaaactttCTATTTAGAATCCTTAAAATATCATGGTGTCCATTgctaataatcaaaaatgtttctgaaggatgatgtgacactgaagactggagtaatgatgctgaaaatgtagatttgcatcacagaaataaatcacattttaaacaatattaaaatggaaaacagttattttgatttgttatattatttcacagtattgcagtgtttactgtatttttgatcaaagaaatgcaaCCTTGATGAACGTAAatcttttttcagaaaatatatatatatatataaaaaaaacttactgaccccaaacttttgaacagtactgaatttgttgaaaaatactctatttaaatttgttttattgtattattatatttatatattttaatactataatataatataatataataatatatatttttacttaacactttgcaaattaatttgtatccatttacaataatgtgtatatccactattttaaacatttaaaaaaataaaaaataaaaaaattaacaaccccaaacttttaaacagtactgaatttgttgaaaaaaaaaatgttttataatatagtataatttgaattttattcaGTAATATTGCTTTCGACCTGAACAACACCTGAACAGcaatattttacacattaaaaaaaaacttttgaacagtagtgaatttgaggaaaatatttaattcacatttgttttatttaatttaagtaaaaaatattttgtagatgaataatataatataatataatataatataatataatataatataatataatataatataatataattagggttgcaaaaataaattttggcAACTTTATGGgactttttaaagacttttggAAATTTTTGggaatttttggaaattttctGGAAATGTTCTGCCCCTTTGCACaccaaatataatataatataaaatttgatTCTGCTATATTGCCCTCAGcctgaacatttttaaagttaatttgtatatttacagttaattaatctgtatatgcagtatttttacacattaaaaaaaatataatacgaAAAAtgttaccgaccccaaacttgtgaacagtagtgaatttgttaaaaaatattttattgaaatttgttatattttattaaagtaaaaaaggtttttaaatataatataatataatataacaattttattcTGCTATATTGCCCTTTTTATTACAgtatgttaaaattaatttgtactgtATATTTGCATTAATGTGGATATGCAGTATTTTAcacaacttttgaacagtggtgaatttgttaaaaaatattttatttaaatttgttttattttataaaagtacaaaatgcatatatttttaaaataatataatataatataataataataattattaataaaataataaagctaGATTTATGTCTATTAGCCCTTTTTTGTATATTCAGTGTTTTACGTAGATGCATGTGCCTGTATGTGTGAGTGTCTGTCGGTGGGGTACGGTGGAACATCTATCTGTGTCTTCTTCATGTGATTTATGAAGCAGCAGTGTCTTTTTCACTGTCCCTGCCTAGTGTGCATCATCCTCAGCCCTCAATAAGAGAGTGTGTATTGTGTGTTTCTCTCCCCCGTGGACCACAGGTGACAGACAATGGAGAAGGACGCACAGAGAGATCGGGAGAGGCCCCATCGCAAACAGCAGGCCACAGCTCCACCCGAGACGCAGCCATGGGAACATGTAAGATTGGAAATACTCAACCGTCACCAGTGAGTGAATCTAACTCTAGATCTAACCATCATTGAAGTGCTTGCAAACCCTGATAATACAGTAACCTTTTTTAAAGATCCTTTGTGTGCTTTAACACACCATTAAAGGGGACCTATTACgcaaaaatcaattttataagGTGTTTGAACAGTTGTGTGGTCGCAGTGTGTGACCAGGCTGAAGAcccgaaaagaggaacagatgaacctaattaaattcaattcaattcaaatttatttgtatagcgctttcacgatacatatcattgcaaagcaactttacagcaaattaaaatttttacaatttatttagtAGCAGCTTACTAGTgatgactatgtcaagttgatgtacatatggcagcgATGTATAGTAAAGGTCAATTAATGATGTagtcaaacagacaaagaacactataaattagtagcaaaattcggtagtgctgtatgttgtttcactAATCAATTTGTGAGTGAGTCATTTGTGCTGGAACTGCTCTGATTGATTCAGACTCATGACTTCAGTCATTCAGCTCAAGCCAGTTACtagcaaaaacaaattaaaagagtcattcattttcgaattttgACATCGCTCGTAATGATTTTAAAGGAAAagcccacttccaaaacaaagatatactatatataatatactcaccccttgtcatccaagatgttcatgtctttctttcttcagtcgtaaagaaattatgttttttaaggaaaacatttcaggatttttctccatataatggactgatatggtgccccgattttgaacttccaaaaggcagtttaaatgcggcttcaaacgatcctaaatgctgttgtaaatgatcccagctgagaaagaagggtcttatctagcgaaacgatcggttattttcatgaaacaaatacaaactctgtgtattctggctcaagatagttagggtatgtcaaaaaactccaatcgtattttctccctcaactattttctccctcagggccgacattgcaaatcatttgatttagatcggaacttcgtagtgagtttgtgaatcattattcagatctgAACTTCTGAGcgtgaattatttgatttagatcgggaattcagagtgggtttgtgaatcatcattcagatcaggacttcaaagtatgtatcacgaatcatttgatttagatttagaGAACATCGAAGaaggtttgcaaatcattattcTGATTGGAACTTCAGAGAGCAAActgtttgattcagatcgggaattTGGAGCccatatcgcaaatcatttgatttagatcggaacttaataatgggtttgcgaatcatcattcagatcaggacttcaaagtatgtatcgcgaatcatttgaattcATTTGGAACATTGAAGCGGGTTTGCAAATCTTatttcagattggaacttcagagcgcaaattgtttgatttagatcgggacttcaatgtatgtattgcgaatcatttgatttagatcggaacgttgaagcgggtttgcgaatcactattctgattaaAACTTCGGAGAGCAAAttgtttgattcagatcgggaattTGGAGtgcatattgcaaatcatttgatttagtttggaACTTCTGAGTGGGCTCGCCAAGAGCAGGTTCAGTGAAATGAATGATTTGCGAGATCTGTTTGAAGTAGtga from Labeo rohita strain BAU-BD-2019 chromosome 9, IGBB_LRoh.1.0, whole genome shotgun sequence encodes the following:
- the cobll1b gene encoding cordon-bleu protein-like 1b isoform X3 — translated: MTVDSRAKVQGRSRRSSKNKAPPPPPVLKGLDASLLSHKLPAYPHPAMDQKENLLEQDLTLTVILPGGVEKTTVVHGSKPMMDLLVMLCAKYHLNPSGHTIELITTNRNHVKFKPNAPIGALEAEKILLKPKGMEDKSKKTGPQMPEATVRLVINYKKTQKTILRVSPRVPLRELLPSICEKCEFDPHTTVLLQNVHSEDTLDLSGSLNDFGLREVYARDTKVISPVSPISPVSLPPSPTHSEIFYHGKQKIQKEKDKRRFSLFRKGSKKQSEQSMTVSAPASPVHRKQRPVSMSSFSAHSSITYDSNTMPSDMPKKRRAPLPPSMMSQSMPTNLADHHTHPDGNQNTAPLSRGSSTDSSFKKSTKRKAPPPPTSSSAAPPDETTQDRGITEPPLASPLEEIREQEEMTVSAEGQVAAVEEENLEDDSSLNLSADISLDSGRAGIATPSQDSEILEGGTARDNPSCDLSTDADVSEATVNGEVKSDQATSSHIPSKEIEPPVEKTEEAIQMSESGPVLEQVSVSDTEKPASISKLQTSECGIQTSQTDLQVQSFDLDQTAKTVSSTVSFAHTETQTQTESQKPFNEPSSSCTEASPAPSAPSTGIKRDIATSTEELRDPEPPSPAIQPTKDLTSAPTAKANPVQYIVDAEPKPKPSNELTREYIPKVGMTTYTIVPQKSLEKLRFFEVELTLEPNVDYKPETKTVSNGTAAVNGHQNVFAQTSPCSPTATASSPVEGTESNVKDKKVPPATRPKPASFRLPQHKRTPGDYVTSASVRRASVGTNSSSSSCCSSPAARPKETASSPQSDVFPALDSFPPPPPPIQCEDEENVKASCAPQTTEVDVSLHEAPKFPPSSVLSHQKSLPTNPTPSLSLEKLRSFAAPKPYSPTSPSRFAQAVSSAVKRSQSLSHPPLGQLPHTHLLTKQRSITESPEPPTSTVTDNGEGRTERSGEAPSQTAGHSSTRDAAMGTCKIGNTQPSPGSEASSAASPTMKGISEVFHSVEE